The following coding sequences are from one Triticum aestivum cultivar Chinese Spring chromosome 5A, IWGSC CS RefSeq v2.1, whole genome shotgun sequence window:
- the LOC123107544 gene encoding F-box/kelch-repeat protein At3g23880, producing the protein MSPSRPRPTISSSGDLPADALYEVLLRIPAKDLCRLRAVCPAWRALTSDPLFVAAHKSRHRTAPPLLAMGYRDGSGVSGVAISDLSGNVVKRIPSTGYEIVGVNKSGDPIGRFTSKNDSICVVRTRLDLVCFNWIDYPQAFSVLNPATGATIDLPTGRSEELEHELEVEGIDKWCCQVESCAFGQVSSTREYKALRVFRIDDRQVCEVITFDGTNHGSWRRKQDPPSHICTSRNMRHAVIDGVVYFLMDFCSSYFETGGVTIEPGSVASFNLETEEWSVLRGPEQVQSFVQDNENYHYIQLGLELSVAELNDCLVMVHDIHKVSMNLWFLADSEKGMWVKKYIMPSHVARPRLYPLLVLDDGRIYFSGKDYLQGFLSSGEPGGGFLLSYDPRNDSDALKLKGSQSIGIYTGSLLSL; encoded by the coding sequence ATGTCGCCCTCGAGGCCGCGCCCAACCATCTCCAGCTCCGGTGACCTGCCCGCGGACGCGCTGTACGAGGTCCTTCTCCGCATCCCGGCCAAGGACCTCTGCCGCCTCCGCGCTGTCTGCCCCGCCTGGCGCGCCCTCACCTCCGACCCGCTCTTCGTCGCGGCGCACAAGTCCCGCCACCGTACTGCGCCCCCGCTCCTCGCCATGGGCTACCGCGACGGCAGTGGAGTTAGCGGCGTTGCGATTTCGGATTTGTCGGGCAACGTCGTGAAGCGGATTCCAAGCACCGGGTATGAGATTGTTGGGGTGAACAAGTCCGGTGATCCCATTGGCCGGTTCACAAGCAAGAACGATAGCATCTGTGTTGTGCGCACGCGGTTAGACCTCGTCTGTTTCAACTGGATTGATTACCCTCAGGCCTTCTCGGTGCTGAACCCGGCCACTGGAGCTACCATCGACTTGCCGACGGGCCGCTCGGAGGAATTGGAACATGAGCTAGAGGTGGAGGGAATAGACAAGTGGTGTTGCCAAGTCGAGTCGTGTGCTTTTGGGCAGGTCTCCTCTACCAGAGAGTACAAGGCGCTCCGAGTCTTTAGAATTGATGACCGGCAGGTATGTGAAGTTATCACCTTTGATGGCACCAACCATGGAAGCTGGAGGAGAAAGCAGGACCCTCCCTCCCATATCTGTACCAGTCGCAATATGAGACATGCGGTCATCGATGGTGTGGTGTACTTCCTGATGGATTTTTGTTCCTCTTATTTTGAAACTGGGGGTGTTACCATTGAACCTGGTAGCGTAGCTTCCTTCAACCTCGAGACGGAGGAGTGGAGTGTTCTACGTGGTCCAGAACAGGTGCAGAGTTTTGTGCAAGACAACGAGAATTACCATTACATACAACTTGGACTTGAGTTATCAGTGGCTGAGTTGAATGATTGCTTAGTTATGGTTCATGATATCCATAAGGTATCTATGAACTTGTGGTTTTTGGCAGATTCCGAGAAAGGTATGTGGGTCAAGAAATACATCATGCCTTCACATGTTGCTAGGCCTCGTCTATACCCTCTTCTGGTATTAGATGATGGGAGAATTTACTTCAGCGGGAAGGATTATCTGCAAGGTTTCCTTAGTAGTGGAGAGCCAGGAGGGGGATTTCTGCTTAGTTATGATCCAAGAAATGACTCCGACGCACTAAAACTGAAAGGTTCCCAATCCATTGGCATTTACACAGGAAGCCTGCTGAGTTTATAG